In Leopardus geoffroyi isolate Oge1 chromosome D1, O.geoffroyi_Oge1_pat1.0, whole genome shotgun sequence, the genomic stretch GATTTACCAAGAGTCAAAGAGGATTGAAGGCAGTCAGAGGTAACATAACATGGAGCAAAAGCAAGGCATTCAGAGTTCAGCCCACCGATCTTCCCAAGCTgtcacttcttttcttctctttgcagatTCAGCTCTTGTCCTCAACTGCACCTTACTTTCAGCCAGTAGTATTGCGATGAATAGCAGTGTGACTGAATTCATTCTCCTTGGGTTGACACGAGATGCAGGAAAGCAGAAGGCGATATTTGGTGTCTTCTTGATTCTTTACCTTGCGACACTGTTGGGGAACTTTCTCATTGTAGTGACTATTAAAACAAGCAGGACCCTTGGGAGTCCTATGTACTTCTTCCTGTTCTATCTGTCTTTTGCTGACGCCTGCTTCTCTACAACCACAGCCCCCAGATTGATTGTGGATGCCCTTGCTCAGAAGAAGACCATTTCCTACAAAGAGTGCATGACTCAGGTCTTTGCAGCCCATTTCTTTGGGTGCATGGAAATCTTGGTGCTCATCCTCATGGCTTTTGATCGCTATGTAGCTATTTGTAAGCCCTTGCGATACACTACCATCATGAGCCGGCACGTGTGCAGCGTTTTGGTGATTCTCGCCTGGGTGGGATCTTGTATTCACTCCTCGGCACAAATTTTCCTGGCTTTGAGATTGCCTTTCTGTGGCCCCAACGTGATTGACCACTATTCCTGTGACTTGCAGCCCTTGTTGAAACTTGCCTGCATGGACACTTATGTGATAAATTTACTAGTTGTTTCCAACAGTGGGGCCATATGCACGGTGAGTTTCATAATCCTGCTTATCTCCTAT encodes the following:
- the LOC123602634 gene encoding olfactory receptor 4C11-like; the protein is MNSSVTEFILLGLTRDAGKQKAIFGVFLILYLATLLGNFLIVVTIKTSRTLGSPMYFFLFYLSFADACFSTTTAPRLIVDALAQKKTISYKECMTQVFAAHFFGCMEILVLILMAFDRYVAICKPLRYTTIMSRHVCSVLVILAWVGSCIHSSAQIFLALRLPFCGPNVIDHYSCDLQPLLKLACMDTYVINLLVVSNSGAICTVSFIILLISYVVILYSLRNHSTEGRRKALSTCTSHFIVVVLFFGPCIFIYTRPPTTFPIDKTVAVFYTIGTPLINPLIYTLRNMEVKKAMKKLWCSKV